GGGAGGCATAGGCACCGTACTCACAGCTTTTTACCATGACAGGGAACGCTCAAGGGAGCTTTCGGAAATGTGTCTGGGATGCATGTCCTGCAAATCCGTCTGCCCGGCCGGCATCGATATACCAGGACTCATACGCAGGCTGCGCGCTCAACACGTTCGTAAGAAAGGGCTGCCGGCCGGCAAGCGGTGGGCGTATAGTGTGATCAAGCATCCCGCCCGCCTGGAAAGCGCCGTCAGGGCCTGCGCAAAGCTGCAGGGGCCCTTCCTCGATGCCGATTCCATGATCAACAGGCTGCCGTACCCGCTGAACAGCATCACCGATACCATCAGCCTGCCGGGACTAAATATCAATCTATTACGCAGCCGTTTGACTGAATACTCCTGCCCCGCTCAAAGCAAATCGCCTAAAGTAGCCTTTTATTCCGGATGCGTCACATCCTTTGCTTATCCGGAACTGGGTGAAGATGTCATGCGCCTGCTCGAGAAAAGCGGCCTGGCTCCGTATTACCCGCAGGAGCAGGCCTGCTGCGGCGCGCCTGCCTATTTCTCCGGAGATTACAGTAGCGCGCTGGCACTGGCCCAGCGTAATATCGAGGCGCTGTCAAGCGGCAACCCCGACTACATCGTCACCGTTTGCCCGGGCTGCGCCGTTATGCTGAAAAAAGAGTTCCTCAGCCTGACCACAGGCCTGAAAGAACTGCATGAAAAAGCCGTGCGCCTCTCCGAAAAGGTGCGCGACCTCTCTCAGCTGCTGGCCGAGCTTGGGACAAAGCCGGCTGTCAAAGTGTCAAAGGTAAAGAAAGTCACATATCACGACCCATGTCATCTCAAGCGCGGGCTGGGCATATCCGCAGAGCCGAGGCAGCTGATAGAGGCGGCCGGTTACAGTCTGGTGGAAATGAACGATGCGGATGCCTGCTGCGGTTTCGGCGGGGATACGCTGCTGGCGCATCCCGAGCTGTGCGGCTCCATACTGCGGCGCAAGCTGGCCAACATCAAGGCTACCGGTGTGGACACAGTAGTCACCGGCTGCACGGCCTGCGTATTACAGTTGCGCGGCGGGCTGCACAAGAATAACAGCCCCATTAAAGTTGTTCATATCGCCAGGTTACTGGCCGGTGAGGTTTAAGGCGGGCATTTGGCGCAGACGGAGCGGAATAGCGTGGTGCTGAGATAGCGGTCGCCCCGGTCAGGTAGTATCACGACAATGTTGCCTTTATCCATTTTATCGGCGATGCGGACCGCCCCGGCCACAGCCGCCCCGCTGGACATACCCACAAAGACACCCTCTCTGGTCGCCAGCATCCTGGTCATTTCGAACGCTTCTCCGTCCTCCACGATTATTTTCTCGTCAAATCCCTTGGTGTCATAGATACCGGGCACCATTGATTCGGTCATATTTTTCAGCCCCTGAATAGTATGGCCTTCCGTGGGCTCCACGGCGATGACGCGGATCCCCGGTTTCTTCTCCCTCAGGTATTTGGCCGTCCCGATCAGCGTGCCCGAAGTGCCCAAGCCTGCGACAAACACATCAACTTCGCCGCTGGTCTGCCGGAATATCTCCGGTCCGGTCGTCTCGTAATGCGAAAGGGGGTTGTTGGGATTGTCGAACTGGTTGGGCATGAAGTATTTGCCGGGCTCTTTCTCGATAAACTGGCGGGCGCGGCGGATGGCCCCATCGGTCGCCTCCTTGGCCGGGGTCAGGATAACTTCGGCGCCGAAGGCCTGCAGGCAAATCTGACGCTCAGTGCTGACGCATTCAGGCATGAAAAGCTTCACTTTATAACCCCTGGCCGAGCCGATCATGGCCAGCGCGATGCCGGTATTGCCTGAGGTAGGCTCAACGATGATCCTGTCCGGGGTCAGCTGCCCGCTTTCCTCGGCTTTTACGATCATATAATAGGCCGGCCGGTCCTTGATCGAGCCGCCGGGATTACAGCCCTCCAGCTTGGCCAGGATTTTAACCCGAGGATTCACACCGTCCAGAGGCCCCAGCTCCACCAGAGGGGTGTTACCTATGGCGTCGAATACCCTGTGCTTGATTTCGTTCATAGCGTTCACTCCTTGCCGCCGCCTTTTTACAGACTATTTAAATAGGCGTCCTTGTTGTTCATAAATTCTTTATATATCTGATAGTATTCCGTGTCTATATAGTTTATCGGTTTAATGGGCACGCTGTCGAAATCATAGATAACGGCTCCCGGGAAAGCCAGCAGGATGGGCGAGTGGCTGGTGATGATAAACTGGGCATGGCCGTCCGTGCTCATCTCCTTGAGCAGCTTCAGCAGTTTGAGCTGGCTCCTGGGAGAAAGCGCTGTCTCAGGCTCGTCCATGAAGTAAACACCCTTTATTTTATAGCGGGAACTGAAGAACGAGATGAGTGACTGACCGTGGGACTGGGTGAGCAGGGAATCCCCGCCGAAGTATTCGAGCATGCCCGGGTCGGCGTGCGCCCACTCGTCCAGATAACGGGCGAAGTCGTGAAAAATCTGCGAGCTGAAATAGGATCCCGGAACGGGTCCGGATTCCCATTCCACGTCTATATACTCGTAGAAACGGCCCTCGTAGGGATTGTACTTATAGCGCGCGCCCTCGGTATCCTCCCAGATATGGATCCCGCATCTCTGGCAGATGGCTTTAAGCAGCGTGGACTTGCCTGTCCCGTTCTCCCCCGCAAAGAAGGTCACCGGGCCGCGGAACTCGACCGAGGCGGTCTTGTTGAAGATATCCAGGTTGAAAGGATAACAATCCCTGCCCGGATATCTCTCTGACTGCAGTACGACTTTATTGATATGCATTGAAGATATCGCTTGGGGCTGATATTATAACATAACCGTATGCAGCTATATGATTTTAATACAGCTTTCAAAGGCTGCCCCGGATACCGACCATGCTGAATGAAGCGATACTGGAGAACTTTGAGGTTGCTATAGACCCTCAGATCATACTGTCGGTCCATGGTTACGGCTCTACCAGGAAACCCCGTCCTGCCGTCGTTGAGATGGCCTCCTCCGCAGCTGCTGAAGCGGAGGGTCTGGTCAGGCCGCGGGCGATCTATCGCGAGTTCCCGATAGTCAGAATGGACGTGAAGAGCATAACCTTGCAAAACGGAACTCAATTCAGCATCGGCCGCAAGATCAGAGAGCTGTGGGAGGGAAGCAGGGCTCTGGGGATAGCGCTGTACACGCTGGGGCCCGAGCTGGAGGAACGAGTATCTGCTTTAACGCAGGATGGTCAGCAGGCACAGGCGCTCAGCCTCGATATAGCGGGCACGATAGCCCTGGGTCTGGTGGGAATGCAGGTACAGCAGATGGCCTGTCAACGACTGGGCGAGCAGAGTGAGGAGGCCGGACCATGGCTAAATCCCGGCTATCTCGATTGGCCCCTGACGGACCAGCGCCTGATCTTCGGCATACTGTCCGCGGACAGCATCAATGTGAGGCTGAACGACTCCTGCATGATGATACCGCGTAAATCGGTCACCATCTGCGCCGGCATCGGGATCAAAGGATCGCCCGCGTCATTCAACCGCTGCCGCCACTGCGGCGTGGCCAAATGCCAGTTCCGCAGGGTAACCGTGTCATCCGACAGCGATGCAATCTAATAGATAAAAGCTAATCGTGCAGACCGGCCTGAATTTCCCTGACCGTTTCAAACATCGCCTTTAAATTCTCAGCCGGCATGGTATATTGCAACATATGGGTCGTCGCGAGTATATGCCTTCTGTGCAGTTTGCCAATCTGGTAACTGCGCAGGATGCTTTCCCTCATTTCCTGCGGGCTCATCTGCTCGCCCATCTGTATATCTATACCGGTAGCAAAGGCTAACCTGTCCCCGTATTTTTCATAAGCGGATTGGAAATCGTTCCCCGCCTTGGGCTGAAAAGCCTGCAGGACATCGAGCCCTGCCTCCACATAATAATCAAGGAACGGCGTTTGGAATCCGCATGAATGCAGCATGGCCAGCGCGCCGGCATCATGAATCGCCTCAATAATGCGCTTAAGGTGCGGGTATGTGAACTCTTTCCACATATCCATGGATATCAGCGTGCGCCCCGTATAGCCGTAATCGTCACAGATCATCACAGTATCAACTCCGGCCTTCACGCCCCGACGTATCATATCAATCGACCAATCACGCAAACGTTGCATAAAATGTTTGAGTTCAACCGGATTATCATACAAAGCCATCATGAACGGAGCCATACCCAGCATTTGAGTGCTCGGCATGTCCTGCACACTCAAAGCCTCCACTGCAATGCATGCTCCCGGATAAGCCTTCCTCATTTTTTTGATACCCGCATAGTGTTTGTCGTCTGAAAAATCCGGAAACCGGTATTCTTTTAACTCCTCGACATTTCTAATCGCGGGGATCTCTACATCCCAATAAATACCGTTGCCCAGGCTTCTGTATATGCCGAACGCGTCCAGCACTTTTAACTGATGGTCTCGCCAGTACATGTGGCCCACATTGGAGTTAGTGGCCAGATGACTTATTATAGCTATGTCAGCGCCCAGCTCCAGCGCGTATTCACCGTTTCCATAATCGGACAGTAAAAAGGGCAATGCCCTCCACAGATTCGGCGCATTGAATCTCCCACGCCTGGAAAATTTTCCCCACAAGAAATGTGCAAGCCAGTTCCAATAAAGATTGCGGCCAGGCTGCATCTCTACCATCATCCGGCAGACCTCGTGTGGATTCAACCAGTACATTACCGGCACGCGATCGACCGGCAGGCCCCGGGCTGCGGCATGTATGCGCTCCTTGCAGGTCATTTGCCCCTTGTGCACTATCATTTTTTCAACTTTCAACCAGCTTACCTCTCAGTTAATTGCGTACCATGCCCGAAGAGCAGTAGGCCAGTGCCGCCTCGGCCGCCGAGACGGCGTCCGGCGCATAGCAATCGGCGCCAATCGCCGCACAAAATTCATGTGTAATAGGAGCACCGCCAACCATGATTTTTACACCATCACGTTTATTATTGGCAACAAAGATTTTAACGACATTTTTCATTTCATACATGGTGGTTGTCAGCAGGGCTGAAAGGCAAACGATATCCGCATGATTTTCCTGTGCAGCCTCATAGAATTTCTGCGGAGGAACATCCACACCAAGGTCAATGACTGTCATGCCCTTGCTTTCTATCATCATCTTGACGAGATTTTTGCCTATATCATGTAAATCCCCCTTGATAGTGCCGATGACGGCAGTACCTTTGGAAGCTACACCAGCCGCTATGAGGTGGGGTTTGAGCATTTCGATACCCGCATTCATGGCGCGGGCGGAAATTAAAACCTCCGGAATAAATACTTCATCGTTCTTAAATTTTTCACCTATTATATCCATACCCCCCAGCAGGCCCTCATTCAGGATTTTATCCGGCGATAGGCCTTCCTTCAGTGCCTGCTGAATCAACGCTCTGACCTGGGAAGTCCGCCCCTGCTGAAGTAATTCACATATATCGGTTAATATACTCATGCTAATACCTTCCATTGCACCATCTTAATCATAATTATATGTACGTATCAAATATATAAATATTTTTATACTTTTTTCATTTTCTTCTGGTAATCTAAGTGATATACATATAGTACTATTTTAGCGCTTCGCCATGTGTGCTGTTCATCCGCATTCCTCAACCGCCGTTTATCTTAGTGAATATTACCGTGATATGTTATTATTTTTTTATTTTCTGCATACTGTTTAACAAACATGCGTGAAGAGCTTCTTGAATCCTGTGCCCGCAATTGCAAACATTTCAGCGGGCTAACCGGCGCCCACAGCGTGGTACTTGATCTATCTGACGATCCCGCGATAATTAACTTTGGTTTTTCCAATGACTTTTGCTCCGGATGTCTGTATGAAAAACGCGATGAGTT
This genomic window from Dehalococcoidia bacterium contains:
- the ldhH gene encoding L-lactate dehydrogenase (quinone) large subunit LdhH, with translation MSGKLRKQVRQALADETLQAALSRFTMLTKFGRQMGMTGIDFEALRQDLHERKAKAIDNLPALIEEFKANAAAAGAVVFEAGNAGKANDYIAGLARRRGIRHIIKSKSMLTEEIGLRHHLERTGIRVDETDIGERIVQLAREKPAHIVGPAIHKTTEQIASLFTELLGEQVSTESQPLLDTVRQSLRRCYLDADMGISGANIAIAETGTIVILTNEGNGQLVTTLSPLHVAVVGIEKIMPVFEDANAVLRLLSRSCVGTKMTVYTSFITGTGKVSGLPLPGGQGPRELHIVLVDNGRSRMRDSDDFREALYCIKCGVCLNVCPVFASLSGQTYGHVYQGGIGTVLTAFYHDRERSRELSEMCLGCMSCKSVCPAGIDIPGLIRRLRAQHVRKKGLPAGKRWAYSVIKHPARLESAVRACAKLQGPFLDADSMINRLPYPLNSITDTISLPGLNINLLRSRLTEYSCPAQSKSPKVAFYSGCVTSFAYPELGEDVMRLLEKSGLAPYYPQEQACCGAPAYFSGDYSSALALAQRNIEALSSGNPDYIVTVCPGCAVMLKKEFLSLTTGLKELHEKAVRLSEKVRDLSQLLAELGTKPAVKVSKVKKVTYHDPCHLKRGLGISAEPRQLIEAAGYSLVEMNDADACCGFGGDTLLAHPELCGSILRRKLANIKATGVDTVVTGCTACVLQLRGGLHKNNSPIKVVHIARLLAGEV
- a CDS encoding PLP-dependent cysteine synthase family protein yields the protein MNEIKHRVFDAIGNTPLVELGPLDGVNPRVKILAKLEGCNPGGSIKDRPAYYMIVKAEESGQLTPDRIIVEPTSGNTGIALAMIGSARGYKVKLFMPECVSTERQICLQAFGAEVILTPAKEATDGAIRRARQFIEKEPGKYFMPNQFDNPNNPLSHYETTGPEIFRQTSGEVDVFVAGLGTSGTLIGTAKYLREKKPGIRVIAVEPTEGHTIQGLKNMTESMVPGIYDTKGFDEKIIVEDGEAFEMTRMLATREGVFVGMSSGAAVAGAVRIADKMDKGNIVVILPDRGDRYLSTTLFRSVCAKCPP
- a CDS encoding AAA family ATPase — translated: MHINKVVLQSERYPGRDCYPFNLDIFNKTASVEFRGPVTFFAGENGTGKSTLLKAICQRCGIHIWEDTEGARYKYNPYEGRFYEYIDVEWESGPVPGSYFSSQIFHDFARYLDEWAHADPGMLEYFGGDSLLTQSHGQSLISFFSSRYKIKGVYFMDEPETALSPRSQLKLLKLLKEMSTDGHAQFIITSHSPILLAFPGAVIYDFDSVPIKPINYIDTEYYQIYKEFMNNKDAYLNSL
- a CDS encoding uroporphyrinogen decarboxylase family protein, giving the protein MKVEKMIVHKGQMTCKERIHAAARGLPVDRVPVMYWLNPHEVCRMMVEMQPGRNLYWNWLAHFLWGKFSRRGRFNAPNLWRALPFLLSDYGNGEYALELGADIAIISHLATNSNVGHMYWRDHQLKVLDAFGIYRSLGNGIYWDVEIPAIRNVEELKEYRFPDFSDDKHYAGIKKMRKAYPGACIAVEALSVQDMPSTQMLGMAPFMMALYDNPVELKHFMQRLRDWSIDMIRRGVKAGVDTVMICDDYGYTGRTLISMDMWKEFTYPHLKRIIEAIHDAGALAMLHSCGFQTPFLDYYVEAGLDVLQAFQPKAGNDFQSAYEKYGDRLAFATGIDIQMGEQMSPQEMRESILRSYQIGKLHRRHILATTHMLQYTMPAENLKAMFETVREIQAGLHD
- a CDS encoding corrinoid protein; its protein translation is MSILTDICELLQQGRTSQVRALIQQALKEGLSPDKILNEGLLGGMDIIGEKFKNDEVFIPEVLISARAMNAGIEMLKPHLIAAGVASKGTAVIGTIKGDLHDIGKNLVKMMIESKGMTVIDLGVDVPPQKFYEAAQENHADIVCLSALLTTTMYEMKNVVKIFVANNKRDGVKIMVGGAPITHEFCAAIGADCYAPDAVSAAEAALAYCSSGMVRN